One region of Polaribacter pectinis genomic DNA includes:
- a CDS encoding ABC transporter ATP-binding protein yields the protein MNNNIILKVENLSKQYRLGTVGTGTIGHDLNRFFARIRGKEDPYLKIGESNDRTSKGNSDYVWALKDIDFEVKKGEVLGIIGKNGAGKSTLLKILSKVTGPTTGSVKFNGRIASLLEVGTGFHPEMTGRENVFLNGAILGMTHKEIDEKLEEIISFSGCERYIDTPVKRYSSGMTVRLAFAVAAHLEPDILIIDEVLAVGDAEFQKKAIGKMQDISNADGRTVLFVSHNMSAIKSLCSRVVVLENGTVKFDGNTDEGLEAYLARDLKTNHTVFFKENKEVKKAVEFVSITLKNQDLIITKDFSIGETLNIEFTIRNNSSETKIETGIQIKSNEDIPIFHIMGRDSNYELTLDKKEETFVVSIKDIRLFPGIYSINLTCSNLSGHQIFDSIEDSISFEIIDGGKYTNRPLPKAAGLFFLNPKWNKL from the coding sequence AGATCCATATTTAAAAATAGGCGAAAGTAATGATAGAACTTCAAAAGGAAATTCAGATTATGTTTGGGCATTAAAAGATATTGACTTTGAAGTAAAAAAAGGAGAGGTTTTAGGGATTATTGGGAAAAACGGAGCAGGAAAATCTACACTTTTAAAAATATTATCTAAAGTTACAGGCCCAACTACAGGTTCTGTGAAATTTAATGGAAGAATAGCTTCTTTATTAGAAGTTGGTACTGGTTTTCATCCAGAGATGACTGGTAGAGAAAACGTATTTCTAAATGGAGCCATTTTAGGAATGACGCATAAAGAAATTGATGAGAAATTAGAAGAAATAATTTCTTTTTCTGGTTGTGAAAGATATATTGATACACCTGTAAAACGTTATTCCAGTGGTATGACAGTTCGTTTGGCATTTGCTGTTGCCGCGCATTTAGAACCAGATATCTTAATTATAGATGAAGTTTTAGCAGTTGGAGATGCTGAATTCCAAAAGAAAGCAATAGGTAAAATGCAAGACATTTCTAATGCAGATGGAAGAACCGTTTTATTTGTAAGTCATAATATGTCAGCAATTAAAAGTTTATGCTCTAGAGTAGTAGTTTTAGAAAACGGAACTGTAAAATTTGATGGTAATACAGATGAAGGTTTAGAAGCTTATTTGGCTAGAGATTTAAAAACGAACCACACAGTTTTCTTTAAAGAAAATAAAGAAGTCAAAAAAGCTGTTGAATTTGTTTCAATAACATTAAAAAATCAAGATTTAATTATAACTAAAGATTTTTCTATTGGTGAAACATTAAATATTGAATTTACAATTAGAAATAATTCTAGCGAAACAAAAATTGAAACTGGAATACAAATAAAATCTAATGAAGATATACCCATATTTCATATAATGGGTAGAGATTCTAATTATGAATTAACTTTAGATAAAAAAGAAGAAACATTTGTTGTTTCTATTAAGGATATTAGACTCTTTCCTGGAATTTATAGCATCAACTTAACGTGTAGTAATTTGTCTGGTCATCAAATTTTTGATTCAATTGAAGATTCAATATCTTTTGAAATAATAGATGGAGGAAAATATACCAATAGACCACTTCCTAAAGCAGCAGGTTTATTCTTTTTAAATCCTAAATGGAATAAATTATAA
- a CDS encoding glycosyltransferase family 10 domain-containing protein, protein MKIVKLTYNYNWPIFRQTPNNSQIWGNYKFVIDNNLKECDYWVIYSDHNLLPEKVLCNPNNIIFISGEGKTTSPVYGQKFLDQFALIVTVNREIRHKNIIFKQTGLPWFINKTFDDLNQNIIPEKKKLISVISSNKTITEGHRKRLAFVKKLKIHFGDNLDIFGRGFLEIEDKWEALADYKYSIAIENDYCLDYVTEKFFDCLYSNTFSFYYGCPNLETYISPNSFARIDIDNLTESIKVIENTIEDSTYEKNDSTLLKEKLKSINEHQFFPFIAGILDNIKVNASKKEIILNNNIHSEYLNFRGIVLNKLRSTYRRIIKFLKF, encoded by the coding sequence TTGAAAATTGTAAAACTAACATATAATTACAACTGGCCAATATTTAGGCAAACACCAAATAATAGTCAAATTTGGGGTAATTATAAATTTGTTATAGATAACAATTTAAAAGAATGTGATTATTGGGTTATTTATTCAGATCATAATTTACTACCTGAAAAAGTACTTTGCAACCCTAATAATATTATTTTTATATCTGGTGAAGGAAAAACTACAAGTCCAGTTTATGGACAAAAATTTTTAGATCAATTTGCATTAATTGTCACTGTTAATAGAGAAATTAGACATAAAAATATTATTTTTAAACAAACAGGTTTACCTTGGTTTATTAATAAAACATTTGATGATTTAAATCAAAACATTATTCCTGAAAAAAAGAAATTGATTTCAGTAATAAGTTCTAATAAGACAATAACAGAAGGTCATCGAAAAAGATTAGCATTTGTAAAAAAGCTTAAAATACATTTTGGTGATAATTTAGATATTTTTGGTAGAGGTTTTTTAGAAATAGAGGATAAATGGGAAGCATTAGCAGATTATAAATATTCTATTGCTATTGAAAATGATTACTGTTTAGATTACGTTACAGAAAAGTTTTTCGATTGTTTATATTCAAATACATTTTCATTTTATTATGGATGTCCTAATCTTGAAACTTATATATCACCTAATTCTTTTGCAAGAATAGACATAGATAACTTAACAGAATCTATAAAGGTTATAGAAAATACAATTGAAGATTCTACCTATGAAAAAAATGATAGTACTTTATTAAAAGAAAAATTAAAGAGTATTAATGAGCATCAATTTTTTCCTTTTATTGCAGGTATTCTAGATAATATTAAAGTTAATGCATCCAAAAAGGAAATTATTTTAAATAATAATATACATTCAGAATATTTAAACTTTAGAGGTATTGTTTTAAATAAATTAAGGAGTACATACAGAAGAATTATAAAATTTTTAAAATTTTAG
- a CDS encoding CatB-related O-acetyltransferase — translation MIKKIAKKIKSLFTKSKTKVVVEDEKLPYTIMSGAILSGINTIGDNTYIGFNCNITESKIGRYCSIANNVSIGIGEHKINRVSTSSIFYKKPFETLTEKDCIIGNDVWIGSNVVVRRGVEIGDGAIIGANSFVNKNVKEFEIVGGVPSKHIRMRFNEETIITLKKSKWWLLDLEKAKRKILELEKTNLFDID, via the coding sequence TTGATAAAAAAAATAGCAAAAAAAATTAAATCACTTTTCACAAAAAGTAAAACCAAGGTAGTTGTAGAAGATGAAAAATTGCCTTATACAATTATGAGTGGTGCTATTTTAAGTGGTATAAATACTATTGGAGATAATACTTATATTGGTTTTAACTGTAATATTACTGAATCTAAAATAGGTAGATATTGTTCTATTGCAAATAATGTTAGTATAGGAATTGGCGAACATAAAATTAATAGAGTTTCTACATCTAGTATTTTTTATAAAAAGCCTTTCGAAACATTAACAGAGAAAGACTGTATTATTGGAAATGATGTTTGGATAGGTTCTAACGTAGTTGTTAGAAGAGGTGTAGAAATTGGTGATGGAGCTATAATTGGAGCAAATTCTTTTGTTAATAAAAACGTTAAAGAATTTGAAATTGTAGGAGGAGTTCCTTCAAAACATATAAGAATGCGTTTTAATGAAGAAACCATTATAACTTTAAAAAAAAGTAAGTGGTGGCTTTTAGATTTAGAAAAAGCCAAAAGAAAAATTTTAGAGCTTGAAAAAACGAATCTTTTTGATATAGATTAG
- a CDS encoding alpha-1,2-fucosyltransferase, with the protein MGNNKVIVSINGGLGNQMFQLAFGSIIAKKNNSKLVLDKSFFNEDKKDPNCAFRSFDLDIFNIRYKELSTLKKSVISKIINKFFTKKNNTYREPSFDFNSEALRLKSPVSIYGYFQSYKYFVGYEGFVKSIFTFPKDKIGPQNHQILNEIIANKSISIHIRRGDYVNDSKTNKTHGTCSLDYYYQAIEEITKNKTNNYNLYFFSDDIDWVKEKFNIINISKNYISNNTAQNSWIDMFLMSNCKHNIIANSSFSFWGAWLNSNPNKKVIAPKKWFLDQTLEAQSQNLIPPQWIRI; encoded by the coding sequence TTGGGAAATAATAAAGTAATAGTTTCTATTAATGGTGGTCTCGGTAATCAGATGTTTCAATTGGCATTTGGAAGTATTATTGCAAAAAAAAATAACTCTAAATTAGTATTAGATAAAAGTTTTTTTAATGAAGACAAGAAAGATCCAAATTGTGCTTTTAGGTCTTTTGATTTAGATATATTTAATATTAGATACAAGGAATTATCAACTTTAAAAAAAAGTGTAATTAGTAAAATTATAAATAAATTTTTTACAAAAAAAAATAATACTTACAGAGAACCTTCATTTGATTTTAATTCTGAAGCATTACGTTTAAAAAGCCCAGTAAGTATTTATGGTTATTTTCAAAGTTATAAGTATTTTGTTGGTTATGAGGGTTTTGTAAAATCTATTTTTACTTTTCCAAAAGACAAAATAGGTCCTCAAAATCATCAAATATTAAACGAAATAATTGCAAATAAATCTATCTCAATTCATATTAGAAGAGGAGATTATGTTAATGATTCTAAAACAAATAAAACACATGGTACTTGCTCTTTAGATTACTATTATCAAGCAATAGAAGAAATTACCAAAAATAAAACTAATAACTATAATCTATATTTTTTTTCAGATGATATAGATTGGGTAAAAGAAAAGTTTAATATTATTAATATCAGTAAAAATTATATCAGTAATAATACAGCTCAAAATAGTTGGATAGATATGTTTTTAATGAGTAATTGTAAACACAATATAATCGCAAATAGTTCTTTTAGTTTTTGGGGAGCTTGGTTAAATTCTAATCCTAACAAGAAAGTAATTGCTCCTAAAAAATGGTTTTTAGATCAAACACTAGAAGCACAATCTCAAAATTTAATTCCGCCACAATGGATACGAATCTAA
- a CDS encoding glycosyltransferase family 2 protein, with the protein MDTNLNIPLVSVLMPVYNSEDYVGEAIESVLKQTYDNFEFLIVNDFSTDKSLDIILSYKDSRIKVLNMKQNSGISETLNFGLLKAKGKYIVRMDSDDISLPNRIKKQVEFLEKNKEHVICGSNYSIINSSNKVVLPEKHSIIKTGFLHSCCVAHPTVVIRKSILEKNKLFYSKDNEPAEDYHLWSLLIHKGKFYNIQENLLAYRVHQNQISQSKKTAQDKKSFSVKINYIKTFYKELTKEETLMLEKLLLYKKKMQDVDIKIFSDFVFNLKISNSKTNFFESKSFQNYISTLENTFLTNYFSKYERYSYADFLKYLKVVRKYKIKFNLKNSLNLFIKSAFFYKIKTDFL; encoded by the coding sequence ATGGATACGAATCTAAACATCCCTTTAGTATCTGTTTTAATGCCTGTATATAATTCAGAAGATTATGTAGGTGAGGCAATAGAGAGTGTTTTAAAGCAAACTTATGATAATTTCGAGTTTCTAATAGTTAATGATTTTTCAACGGATAAATCTTTAGATATAATTCTTTCATATAAAGATTCAAGAATTAAAGTTCTTAATATGAAGCAAAATTCGGGGATTTCTGAAACCCTAAATTTTGGTTTGCTAAAAGCAAAAGGAAAGTATATTGTTAGAATGGATTCTGATGATATAAGTTTACCAAATCGTATAAAAAAGCAAGTAGAGTTTTTAGAAAAAAATAAAGAACATGTAATTTGTGGCTCTAACTATAGTATTATTAATTCCTCTAACAAAGTTGTTCTACCAGAAAAGCATTCTATAATAAAAACAGGATTTTTACATAGTTGTTGCGTTGCACATCCAACAGTAGTTATTAGAAAAAGTATTTTAGAAAAGAATAAGTTATTTTACTCTAAAGATAATGAACCTGCGGAAGATTATCATCTTTGGTCTTTATTAATTCATAAAGGGAAATTCTATAATATTCAAGAAAATTTACTTGCATATAGAGTTCACCAAAATCAAATTTCGCAGAGCAAAAAGACAGCGCAAGACAAAAAATCTTTTTCAGTAAAAATAAATTATATAAAAACTTTTTATAAAGAATTAACAAAAGAGGAAACTCTTATGTTAGAAAAGCTATTACTTTATAAGAAGAAAATGCAAGATGTAGATATTAAAATATTTAGTGATTTTGTATTTAATTTGAAGATATCTAATAGTAAAACTAACTTTTTCGAGTCAAAAAGTTTTCAAAATTATATTTCTACATTAGAAAACACATTTTTAACAAACTATTTTTCTAAATATGAAAGATATTCTTATGCAGATTTTTTAAAGTATTTAAAAGTTGTAAGAAAGTATAAAATAAAGTTTAATTTAAAAAACTCTTTAAACTTGTTCATTAAATCTGCGTTTTTCTATAAGATTAAAACAGATTTTTTATGA
- a CDS encoding glycosyltransferase, with protein MIPKIIHYCWFGNNEKPEILKKCILSWEKNCKDYKIIEWNETNSSQFTNSFYKNSLRKRKYAFVSDYIRTKALYEFGGIYLDTDMLLLKPIDKLLEYNFFSGLEVEERVAFGLFGGIKKHRFFSEMLDFYSKTEFDEFNPPIITHSFKNLINSSTLKENEVLLSPEYFYPLTYQNKEKDYKLYITDKSYAVHLWNHSWKLETKKGYSFIFNKLKTILLDYILHNYSFKYLKNNLKETLINLYRLVKYKSI; from the coding sequence ATGATACCAAAAATAATTCACTATTGTTGGTTTGGTAATAATGAGAAACCAGAAATATTAAAAAAATGCATTTTATCTTGGGAGAAAAACTGCAAAGATTATAAAATTATTGAGTGGAATGAGACTAATAGTTCGCAGTTTACTAATTCTTTTTACAAAAATTCTCTAAGAAAAAGAAAATATGCTTTTGTTTCAGATTATATAAGAACCAAAGCTCTTTATGAATTTGGCGGAATCTATTTAGACACAGACATGTTATTGTTAAAACCAATTGATAAACTGTTAGAATATAATTTTTTTTCCGGTTTAGAGGTAGAAGAAAGAGTTGCTTTTGGTTTATTTGGGGGTATTAAAAAGCATCGGTTTTTTTCTGAAATGTTAGATTTTTATTCAAAAACAGAGTTTGATGAATTTAACCCTCCAATAATAACGCATTCATTTAAAAATTTAATAAATTCATCAACTTTAAAAGAAAATGAAGTTTTATTAAGTCCTGAATATTTTTATCCCTTAACTTATCAAAATAAAGAAAAGGATTATAAATTATATATAACAGATAAAAGTTATGCAGTACATCTTTGGAATCATTCCTGGAAATTAGAAACAAAAAAAGGATATTCTTTTATTTTTAATAAATTAAAAACTATCCTTTTAGATTATATTTTGCATAATTATTCTTTTAAGTACCTAAAGAATAATTTAAAAGAAACACTCATAAATCTATATAGGTTAGTTAAATATAAAAGTATTTGA
- a CDS encoding glycosyltransferase — translation MKVLQITYSSKGGAGIAAKRLHTALQQNGVSSAYLSTNLTIDFKNEIVNDSFFKYKKPTILKRIGLKFLNLFPISKKSQLSKKINQYKKEKGFEIISSPFSSFKLQNHPLFLEADIINLHWVSGILDYTTFFKACKKPIVWTFHDMNPFLGMFHYKNDYNKATIELADFNKKIENIQEQNLNYIKKGAIISPSKWLLEEAIAGGFFTRFIKKNIVNSIDLDTFAIKNKVELRSNYSIKKNEFVILFVAEDVSNYRKGFDLLLDSLSYLNEIQFTILTIGIDKPNNYGKVKVISLGKIYDENKIVEIYNLADVFVLPSREDNLPNVILESFAVGLPIISYNIGGIKEHVLPNKTGFISKELTGVSLSEKIIAFYKAKESFNSLQIRKYAEEHFSFYNQYKGYSKIYKELLKND, via the coding sequence TTGAAAGTATTACAAATAACATATTCATCTAAAGGAGGAGCAGGTATTGCTGCAAAAAGATTACACACTGCATTACAGCAGAATGGAGTTTCTTCTGCATATTTGTCTACAAACTTAACTATAGATTTTAAAAATGAAATTGTTAACGATTCTTTTTTTAAATACAAAAAGCCAACTATTTTAAAAAGAATTGGTTTAAAATTTTTAAACTTATTTCCAATTTCCAAAAAGAGTCAATTATCAAAAAAAATAAACCAATATAAAAAAGAAAAAGGTTTTGAAATTATTTCATCACCTTTTAGCAGTTTTAAATTACAAAATCATCCTTTATTTTTAGAAGCAGATATTATTAACTTGCATTGGGTTTCTGGTATTTTAGATTATACTACTTTTTTTAAAGCTTGTAAAAAACCTATAGTTTGGACTTTTCATGACATGAATCCTTTTTTAGGAATGTTTCATTATAAAAATGATTATAATAAAGCCACAATAGAATTAGCTGATTTTAATAAAAAAATTGAAAATATACAAGAACAGAACTTAAATTATATTAAAAAAGGAGCAATTATTTCTCCATCTAAATGGTTATTAGAAGAAGCTATTGCTGGTGGTTTTTTTACTAGATTTATTAAGAAGAATATTGTAAACTCTATCGATTTAGACACTTTTGCCATTAAAAACAAAGTAGAATTAAGAAGCAACTATTCAATTAAAAAAAATGAATTTGTTATTTTGTTTGTAGCAGAAGATGTTAGTAATTATAGAAAAGGTTTCGATTTACTTTTAGATTCTTTAAGTTATCTAAATGAAATACAATTTACTATCTTAACAATTGGTATAGATAAGCCCAACAATTATGGAAAAGTAAAAGTTATTTCTTTAGGTAAGATTTATGATGAAAACAAAATAGTAGAGATTTATAATTTAGCAGACGTTTTTGTATTACCAAGCAGAGAAGATAATTTGCCAAACGTAATTTTAGAATCTTTTGCAGTTGGTTTACCAATAATAAGTTATAATATTGGTGGTATTAAAGAACATGTTTTACCTAATAAAACTGGTTTTATTTCTAAAGAATTAACAGGTGTTTCTTTATCAGAAAAAATAATAGCATTTTATAAAGCTAAAGAAAGTTTTAATTCTTTACAAATTAGAAAATATGCTGAAGAGCATTTTAGTTTTTATAATCAATACAAAGGTTATTCAAAAATATATAAAGAATTATTAAAAAATGATTGA
- a CDS encoding FkbM family methyltransferase, with the protein MLFTSKRSSVKTALKFKVYNFFKKIIKIKYRETYSQLGEDIAICHLLEKYLKLNKGFYIDVGCNHPIQYSNTFLLYRKGWSGITIDLNKELISLHKLERKGDIQINTAIADKNESVKVYEFSEDGVNTINKDFYDEIKNHANLISDSRTIDTLTLNEIIEEHKVSKIDLLCIDVEGHDFKVLQSINLKKYRPKLIVVEMLDNFDFKNLSESEIFSYLKENNYKLVGYLIANGYFIDETLNY; encoded by the coding sequence ATGTTATTTACTTCTAAAAGATCTTCCGTAAAAACGGCACTTAAATTTAAAGTGTATAATTTTTTTAAAAAAATTATTAAAATTAAATACAGAGAAACCTATTCTCAATTAGGTGAAGATATTGCTATATGCCATTTATTAGAAAAATACTTAAAACTAAATAAAGGATTTTACATTGATGTTGGTTGTAATCATCCCATTCAATATTCTAATACTTTTTTATTGTATCGTAAAGGTTGGAGCGGTATAACTATAGATCTTAATAAAGAATTAATTTCTTTGCATAAGCTAGAAAGAAAAGGTGACATACAAATTAATACAGCAATAGCAGATAAAAATGAGTCTGTTAAAGTGTATGAGTTTTCAGAAGATGGTGTAAATACTATAAATAAAGATTTTTACGATGAAATAAAAAATCATGCAAATTTAATTTCAGATTCTAGAACTATAGACACTTTAACATTAAATGAAATAATAGAAGAACATAAGGTGTCAAAAATAGACCTACTGTGTATAGATGTAGAAGGACATGATTTTAAAGTTTTACAGTCAATAAATTTAAAAAAGTACAGGCCTAAATTAATTGTTGTTGAGATGTTAGATAATTTCGATTTCAAAAATTTAAGTGAAAGTGAAATTTTTAGCTATTTAAAAGAAAATAACTATAAATTAGTTGGTTACTTAATTGCAAATGGATATTTTATAGATGAAACTTTAAATTATTAA
- a CDS encoding glycosyltransferase family 2 protein, whose amino-acid sequence MQQLLSIITINYNDFSGLKKTVESVIKQTYSNFEYVVIDGGSTDESYKYLQEKKDSFSHLVSEKDAGIYNAMNKGIRAAKGEYLLFLNSGDVLNGVSALKDFIESPLFLGDIVYGDYKFLEGEKKYPDNLTPLHFFKSSLPHQSSLIKKELFDIYGYYDEGFKIVSDKAFYIKCFLSNKVVFTHINQKLSIVDLNGISNSSEYQKKVVEENNIILKNYFGVFYEDYKNMIKLSAKYKTLESKTFKSLIRRLKKKLFK is encoded by the coding sequence ATGCAACAACTTTTATCCATAATTACTATAAATTATAACGATTTTTCTGGTCTAAAAAAGACTGTAGAATCTGTTATAAAGCAAACCTATTCTAATTTTGAGTACGTTGTAATTGATGGAGGTTCTACAGATGAAAGTTATAAATACCTACAAGAAAAGAAAGATTCTTTCTCTCACCTAGTGAGTGAAAAAGATGCTGGAATTTACAATGCAATGAATAAAGGAATAAGAGCCGCTAAAGGAGAATATTTGTTGTTTTTAAATAGCGGAGATGTTTTAAATGGAGTTAGTGCATTAAAAGATTTTATAGAGAGCCCTCTTTTTTTAGGAGATATAGTTTATGGAGATTATAAATTTTTAGAAGGTGAGAAAAAGTACCCAGACAATTTAACTCCTTTACATTTTTTTAAATCATCTTTACCGCATCAAAGTTCTCTAATTAAAAAAGAGCTTTTTGATATTTATGGATATTATGATGAAGGTTTTAAAATAGTTTCAGATAAAGCTTTTTATATTAAGTGTTTTTTGAGCAATAAAGTTGTTTTTACTCACATCAATCAAAAACTATCAATAGTAGATTTAAATGGAATTAGTAATAGTTCTGAATATCAAAAAAAAGTAGTAGAAGAAAATAATATAATTTTAAAAAATTACTTCGGTGTTTTTTATGAAGATTATAAAAACATGATAAAATTAAGTGCGAAATATAAAACTTTAGAAAGTAAAACTTTTAAAAGTTTAATAAGAAGACTTAAAAAAAAGCTATTCAAATAA
- a CDS encoding glycosyltransferase family 4 protein, which yields MLKPRVLILSPIGDVGGRELEVGFIASVLSSKYNVKVLSTGNYTHNSQVKAFKGFSVTSLKYKIFDSSLFVRVFIKLISHFKKSISYDASSLSAPLIKKILNVQKRKIKILNKEILKTDIVFISAQLSSNYIKDIILIAKINKKSIVFRTTGNITENIDFSYLKYVDVFIHHSLRNAQKLNRNYRYNIIDQCAFNEENFLKVPALNSKVNNFMTVSRIEKNKNIDVVINSFCKSEDINDKLYVVGNGPDLEDLKAKTKDKRVIFTGFIQNNELQEIYKNCQCFIVSYYQLEAGPLTAIEAMAAGKILISSKTGAMTERLTGKYAFWHDNTVKLLSEKIKEIKMFSKDEVAEISKFNRERYVSEYSIEIISKKYLDAVSSLN from the coding sequence ATGTTGAAGCCTAGAGTATTAATTTTAAGCCCTATTGGGGATGTAGGAGGTAGAGAGTTAGAGGTGGGTTTTATTGCTTCGGTTTTATCATCTAAATACAATGTTAAGGTTCTTTCAACGGGTAATTATACGCACAATTCACAAGTTAAAGCATTCAAAGGTTTCTCTGTAACAAGCTTAAAATATAAAATTTTTGACAGTAGTTTGTTTGTAAGAGTTTTTATTAAATTAATTTCACATTTCAAAAAAAGTATTTCTTACGATGCTTCTAGTTTAAGTGCACCATTAATTAAAAAAATTTTAAACGTTCAAAAAAGAAAAATTAAAATATTAAATAAAGAGATTTTAAAAACGGATATAGTTTTTATTTCGGCACAATTATCATCAAATTATATTAAGGATATTATTTTAATTGCAAAAATAAATAAGAAATCAATAGTTTTTAGAACTACTGGTAATATTACAGAAAATATAGATTTTAGTTATTTAAAATATGTTGATGTTTTTATACATCATTCATTAAGAAATGCCCAAAAACTAAATAGAAATTATAGATATAATATTATAGATCAATGTGCATTTAACGAAGAAAACTTTTTAAAAGTTCCTGCTTTAAACTCAAAAGTAAATAACTTTATGACAGTTTCTAGAATTGAAAAAAACAAAAATATAGATGTTGTAATTAATTCTTTTTGTAAAAGTGAGGATATAAATGATAAATTATATGTTGTTGGTAATGGTCCAGATTTAGAAGATTTAAAAGCAAAAACAAAAGATAAGAGAGTCATTTTTACTGGCTTTATACAGAATAATGAGTTACAAGAAATTTATAAAAATTGTCAATGTTTTATAGTTTCTTATTACCAATTAGAAGCAGGACCTTTAACAGCAATAGAAGCAATGGCTGCAGGGAAAATATTAATTTCATCTAAAACAGGAGCAATGACAGAAAGACTTACTGGCAAATATGCTTTTTGGCATGATAACACAGTAAAGTTATTGTCAGAAAAAATAAAAGAAATTAAAATGTTTAGTAAAGATGAAGTAGCAGAAATATCTAAATTCAATAGAGAAAGATATGTTTCAGAATATTCAATTGAAATAATTAGTAAAAAATATTTAGACGCTGTTTCATCATTAAATTAG
- a CDS encoding glycosyltransferase family 2 protein, which translates to MSKPLVSILIPTHNRALLILETLTSVKEQTYKNWECILVDDGSTDNTVELIEKWSLNDSRFKVVTRPKNRKKGANACRNLGFEISKGDFIQWFDSDDIMSPHKIEEKVKILEEFKTKDYVVCEGIEFNETISNTFNKWDTISSVNPILDHITGKVNFHTNGPLFRRTFLENKKLFNEDLQRKQEWEFYTRLLFNSANYYPLHKTLYYFRIHPCSINGKDSYKTVKSRIIANNLVFKMLKNEKKILKKNYFLRKHFLYKYAYNIKLVKLSKSYTNFFYIVKGVLMTLNFKVISDLFLTLIKKVNIKFT; encoded by the coding sequence ATGAGTAAACCTCTTGTATCAATTTTAATTCCTACACATAATAGAGCTCTATTGATTCTAGAAACTTTAACATCTGTAAAAGAACAAACCTATAAAAATTGGGAATGTATTTTAGTTGATGATGGTTCTACAGATAATACAGTAGAGCTTATAGAAAAATGGAGTCTTAATGATAGTAGGTTTAAGGTAGTTACCAGACCCAAAAATCGAAAAAAGGGAGCAAATGCATGTAGAAATTTAGGTTTTGAAATTTCAAAAGGAGACTTTATTCAGTGGTTTGACAGTGATGATATCATGAGCCCTCATAAAATTGAAGAAAAGGTTAAAATTTTGGAAGAGTTTAAAACCAAAGATTATGTTGTTTGTGAAGGAATAGAGTTTAATGAAACTATTTCTAATACTTTTAATAAATGGGATACAATATCTTCTGTAAACCCTATTCTAGATCATATAACAGGCAAAGTAAATTTTCATACAAATGGGCCACTTTTTAGAAGAACCTTTTTAGAAAATAAAAAGTTGTTTAACGAAGATTTACAGAGAAAACAAGAATGGGAATTTTATACAAGACTTTTATTTAATTCTGCTAATTATTATCCATTGCATAAAACATTATATTATTTTAGAATTCATCCATGCAGTATTAATGGTAAAGACTCTTATAAGACCGTAAAATCTAGAATTATTGCAAATAATTTAGTGTTTAAAATGTTAAAAAATGAAAAAAAAATACTTAAAAAAAACTATTTCTTAAGAAAACATTTTTTGTATAAATATGCTTACAATATAAAATTAGTAAAGTTGAGTAAAAGTTACACAAACTTTTTTTACATTGTTAAAGGAGTTTTAATGACTTTAAATTTTAAAGTAATATCAGACTTATTTTTAACATTAATAAAGAAGGTAAATATTAAGTTTACATAA